One Pecten maximus unplaced genomic scaffold, xPecMax1.1, whole genome shotgun sequence genomic window, CACAGCCCTGTTAACGTACAACACAATCCTGATAACGTACAACACAGTCCTGATAACGTACAACACAGTCCTGATAACATACAACACAGCCCTGTTAACTTACAATACAGCCCTGATAAAGTACAACACAGCCCTGATAACGTACATCACAGCCCTGATAACGTACAACACAGCCCTGATAACGTACAACCCAGTCCTGTTAACGTACAACACAGCCCTGATAACGTACAACACAGCCCTGATAAAGTACAACACAGCCCTGATAACGTACAACACAGCCCTGTTAACGTACAACACAGTCCTGTTAACGTACAACACAGCCCTGATAACGTACAACACAGCCCTGATAACGTACAACACAGCCCTGATAACGAACAACACAGTCCTGTTAACGTACAACACAGTCCTGATAACGTACAACACAGTCCTGTTAACGTACAACACAGCCCTGATAACGTACAACACAACCCTGATAACGTACAACACAGTCCTGTTAACGTACAACACAGCCCTGATGACGTACAACACAATCCTGATAACGTACAACACAGTCCTGATAACGTACAATACAGTCCTGTTAACGTACAACACAGCCCTGTTAACGTACAACACAATCCTGATAACGTACAACACAGTCCTGTTAACGTACAACACAATCCTGATAACGTACAACACAGTCCTGATAACGTACAATACAGTCCTGTTAACGTACAACACAGCCCTGTTAACGTAAAACACAATCCTGATAACGTACAACACAGCCCTGATAACGTACAACACAGCCCTGATAACGTACAACACAACCCTGATAACGTACAACACAGTCCTGTTAACGTACAACACAGCCCTGATGACGTACAACACAATCCTGATAACGTACAACACAGTCCTGATAACGTACAATACAGTCCTGTTAACGTACAACACAGCCCTGTTAACGTAAAACACAATCCTGATAGCGTACAACACAGCCCTGATAACGTACAACACAGCCCTGATAACGTACAACACAACCCTGATAACGTACAACACAGTCCTGTTAACGTACAACACAGCCCTGATGACGTACAACACAATCCTGATAACGTACAACACAGTCCTGATAACGTACAATACAGTCCTGTTAACGTACAACATAGCCCTGATAACGTACAACACAACCCTGATAACGTACAACACAGTCCTGTTAACGTACAACACAGCCCTGATGACGTACAACACAGTCCTGATAACGTATAATACAGCCCTGTTAAAGTACAACACAGTCCTGATAACGTAAAACACAGCACTGTTAACGTACAACACAGTCCTGATAACGTACAACACAGTCCTGATAACGTAAAACACAGTCCTGATAACGTACAACACAGCCCTGATAACGTTCAACACAGCCCTGATAACGTTCAACACAGCCCTGATAACGTACAACACAGCCCTGATAACGTACAACACAGCCCTGTTAACGTACAACACAGCCCTGATGACGTACAACACAGTTCTGATAACGTACAACACACTCATGTTAACGTACAACACAGTCCTGTTAACGTACAACACAGTACTGATAACGTACAACACAGTCCTGATAACGTACAACACAGTCCTGATAACGTACAACACAGCCCTGTTAACGTACAACACAGCCCTGTTAACGTACAACACAGTCCTGATAACGTACAACACAGTCCTGATAACGTACAACACAGCCCTGTTAACGTACAACACAGTCCTGATAACGTACAACACAGTCCTGTTAACGTACAACACAGCCCTGATAACGTACAACACAGTCCTGATAACGTACAACACAGTCCTGATAACGTACAACACAGCCCTGTTAACGTACAACACAGCCCTGATAACGTATAACACAACCCTGATAACGTACAATACAGTCCTGATAACGTACAACACAGTCCTGATAACGTACAACACAGTCCTGATAACGTACAACACAGTCCTGATAACGTACAACACAGCCCTGTTAACGTACAACACAGCCCTGAAAACGTACAACACAGCCCTGTTAACGTACAACACAGCCCTGATAACGTACAACATAACCCTGATAACGTACAACACAGCCCTGATAACGTACAACACAGCCCTGATATCGTACAACACATCCCTGTTAACGTACAACACAGTCCTGATAACGTACAACACAGCCCTGTTAACGTACAACACAGCCCTGAAAACGTACAACACAGCCCTGTTAACGTACAGCACAACCGTGATAACGTACCACACAGTCCTGTTAACGTACAACACAGCCCTGATAACGTACAACACAACCCTGATAACGTACAACACAGCCCTGTTAACGTACAACACAGTCCTGTTAACGTACAACACAGCCCTGTTAACGTACAACACAGCCCTGATAACGTACAACACAGCACTGTTAACGTACAACACAGTCCTGTTAACGTACAACACAGCCCTGTTAACGTACAACACAGCCCTGATAACGTACAACACAGCCCTGATAACGTACAACACAGCCCTGTTAACGTACAACACAATCCTGATAACGTACAACACAGTCCTGTTAACGTACAACACAGCCCTGATGACGTACAGCACAGCCCTGTTAACGTACAACACAGCCCTGATGACGTACAACACAGTCCTGATAACGTACAATACAGCCCTGTTAAAGTACAACACAGTCCTGTTAACGTACAACACAGCCCTGATAACGTACAACCCAGTCCTGTTAACGTACAACACAGTCCTGTTAACGTACAACACAGCCTTGATAACGTACAACACAGCCCTGCTAACGTACAACACAACCCTGATAACGTACAATACAGCCCTGTTAACGTACAACACAGTCCTGTTAACGTACAACACAGTCCTGATGACGTACAACACAGTCCTGATAACGTACAACACAGTCCTGATAACGTACAACACAGTCCTGATGACGTACAACACAGCCATGATAACGTACAACACGGCCCTGCTAACGTACAACACAACCCTGTTAACGTACAGCACAGCCCTGAAAACGTACAACACAGCCCTGATAACGTACAACACAGCCCTGATAACGTACAACACAGCCCTGATAACGTACAACACAACCCTGATAACGTACAACACAGTCCTGTTAACGTACAACACAGCCCTGATGACGTACAACACAGCCCTGATGACGTACAACACAGTCCTGATAACGTACAATACAGCCCTGTTAACGTACAACACAGCCCTGATAACGTACAACACAGCTAACACATTATAAGATACCGTACtctgtaatgataagatacggtactgtgtaatgataagatacggtactgtgtaatgataagatacggtactgtgtaatgataagatacggtcTTGTAATAGATAGATACGGTACTGTGTTATGATACGGTTatgataagatacggtactTGTGTaaatgataagatacggtactgtgtaatgattaagatacggtactgtgtaatgataagatacggtacGTGTGTAATGATATAACGTACTTGTTTAAGGATAATCGGTACTTGTGTAAATGAGGAAGATACGGTAACTGGGTAATGATAAGATTacggtactgtgtaatgataaagATTCCGGTACTGTGGTAATGATAAGATAATGTACTTGGGTGTAAATGATCAGATATGTAGCaatgtgtaatgataagatacaaTACTGTGGTTAATGAAGTAAGATAGGCGGTACTGTGTAAGGATAAGAAGACGGTACTGTTGTaaatgataagatacggtaattgtgtactgtataagaTACGGTACTTGGTGaatgataagatacggtattgtgtaaaatgaataaagatacggtactgtgtaatgataagaatACGGTATTGTggtaatgataagatacggtactAGTGTAAATGATCAGATATGTACTGTGTAATGAATAAGATACAATACGTAGTAATGATAAGATACTGTTAACTGTGTAATGAATAAGATACGGTACTTTggtaatgataagatacggtacACGGTGCTATGATAGATACGGTACAGTGTAAATGATAAGATGACTGTACTGTTTATGATAAGATTACGGTTATTgttgtaatgataagatacggcTACTCGTGTTAATGATAAAGATACGGTACTGGGTAATGATAAGATACTGTACtcgtgtaatgataagataagGTACTTTGTATGATAAGATACCGGACTGTGTAAATGAGACGATCAGGTAACtttgtaatgataagatacggtagTGTATAATGATTAAGATTACAATACCTACGTGTTAATGATAAAGATACtggtactgtgtaatgataagaatacggtactgtgtaatgataagatactgTCACtggtataatgataatatacggTTACTGTTGTATGATAAGATACGTGTATTGTGTTAAAAACTTGATAAGATAAGGTACtttgtaatgataagatacggtattgtataatgataagatacggtactgtgtaatgataagatacggtactgtgtaatgataagatacggtactgtgtaatgataagatacggtatTGTGTACTGATAAGATAAGGTACtttgtaatgataagatacggtattgtataatgataagatacggtactgtgtaatgataagatacggtagTGTGTAATGATTAGATacggtactgtgtaatgataagatacggtactgtataatgataagatacggtactgtgtaatgataagatacggtattgtgtaatgataagatacggtactgtgtaatgataagatactgtactgtgtaatgataagataagGTACtttgtaatgataagataccgtactgtgtaatgataagatacggtactgtgtaatgataagatacggtactgtgtaatgataagatacggtactgtgtaatgctaagatacggtactgtgtaatgataagatactgtactgtgtaatgataagataagGTACtttgtaatgataagataccgtactgtgtaatgataagatacggtactgtgtaatgataagatacggtactgtgtaatgataagatacggtactGTGTAATGAGAAGATACGGTACTGTGTAACGATAAGATACAAtattgtgtaatgataagatacggtactgtgtaatggtaagatacggtactgtgtaatgataagatacggtagtgtgtaatgataagatactgtactgtgtaatgataagatacggtactgtgtaatgataagatacggtactgtgtaatgataagatacggtattgtgtaatgataagatacggtattgtgtaatgataagatactgtattgtgtaatgataagatactgtactgtgtaatgataagatacggtactgtgtaatgataagatactgtactgtgtaatgataagatacggtactgtgtaatgataagatacgtactgtgtaatgataagatacggtactgtgtaatgataagatacggtacagtgtaatgataagatactgtactgtgtaatgataagatacggtagtgtgtaatgataagatacggtactgtgtaatgataagatacggtagtgtgtaatgataagatacggtattgtataatgataagatacggtagTGTGTAATGATTAGATacggtactgtgtaatgataagatactgtactgtgtaatgataagatacggtattgtgtaatgataagatacggtactGTGTAGTGATAAGATAcgtactgtgtaatgataagatactgtactgtgtaatgataagatacggtactgtgtaatgataagatactgtactgtgtaatgataagatacggtaaagtgtaatgataagatacagtactgtgtaatgataagatacggtactgtgtaatgataagatacggtagTGTGTAATGGTAATATATACTATCAATTTAATGATGATCTAAGAAAGAGATGATTTGTGTCCCCATCACTAACCAATAAGGacattgatacatacaaaatgtaaattgtaattATGAACTTTACCGTGATTTATCCATGAGGGTTGGTTGGTTTCCGATAATAATCAAGCTGTTATTTACTGAGTAAGTATCTGTCTGTCAAAATGAATGAATAGATAGGTTAATTAATCAATCAGATGGAGGAGAACGAAGCACATAATAAAAGCCCGACGTTCACAAAAGATTTTAGTAAGAATCAGTTTTTGTTTGgacaattatatcatttttcaatataatcTGACAAAAATAGCGTTTCTCCTGCCAAAAGTCCTGATAACCAAATGGAAACGTTAAACAGTTCATTCTTAAATATATCTCATTTGTGCGCATCTATAtttcaaattgaatatgaatGTATCTTGGCTGGTATTGATACTTCGGCCGGCTGGCGGCTCTGGCTTCCATCAAACCCTGTGAGGTATACAAATTTGTAAGTCGATATTAGACTCTAGTCGTTTATCATGTCATGAAGTAAAAATCAATGTCATTCCATCTTTGAATCAAATTAAGtgatgttgatgctgtgttcgCCGCACTTTCTGGTTCCGATGTCCAAAACTTGTATCCGCAACATTGGTCCATATTCAGTCCCTCTGTACTGGAGCGTGGGGTCAAACTCCATCACTAGTTCACGAGTcaaaaatctgttcctctttgCTCGATAATCCGAAATTCAGTTCAACTGTACTTATCCATAGGACTTCATTCCGTATAACTGTACAAGTCCGTAAAATTTAGCTCCGTCCAACTGTACTAGTCCACAACACCAAACTTCAACAAACTGTATGACTACATAGGGCCAAACTCACATAAAACTATTCAATGGACCCAACTTCTGGAACCAACGAGTGTATTCGTACATGGCGCCAAACTCCGTCCAACTGTACTAGTCCTTAGCACCAAACTCCGTCCAACTGTACTAGTCCCTGGAGCCAAACTCCGTCCAACTGTATTAGTCCTTAGCACCAAACTTCGTCCAACTGTACTAGTCCTTAGCACCAAACTCCGTCCAACTGTACTAGTCCTTAGCACCAAACTCCGTCCAACTGTACTAGTCCTTAGCACCAAACTCCGTCCAACTGTACTAGTCCTTAGCACCAAACTCCGTCCAACTGTACTAGTCCCTGGAGCCAAACTCCGTCCAACTGTATTAGTCCTTAGCGCCAAACTCCGCCCAACACTATTAGTCCATAGCTCCAAACTCCGTCCAACTGTACTAGTCCTTAGCGCCAAACTCCATCCAACTGTACTAGTCCCTGGAGTCAAACTCCGTCCAACTGTACTAGTCCCTGGAGCCAAACTCCGTCCAACTGTATTAGTCCTTAGCACCAAACTCCATCCAACTGTACTAGTCCTTAGCGTCAAACTCCGCCCAACTGTACTAGTCCTTAGCGCCAAACTCCATCCAACTGTACTAGTCCTTAGCGCCAAACTCCATCCAACTGTACTAGTCCCTGGAGCCAAACTCCGTCCAACTGTACTAGTCCCTGGAGCCAAACTCCGTCCAACTGTATTAGTCCTTAGCACCAAACTCCGTCCAACTGTACTAGTCCTTAGCGCCAAACTCCATCCAACTGTACTAGTCCCTGGAGCCAAACTCCGTCCAACTGTATTAGTCCTTAGCACCAAACTCCGTCCAACTGTACTAGTCCTTAGCGCCAAACTCCATCCAACTGTACTAGTCCCTGGAGCCAAACTCCGTCCAACTGTATTAGTCCTTAGCACCAAACTCCGTCCAACTGTACTAGTCCTTAGCACCAAACTCCGTCCAACTGTACTAGTCCCTGGAGCCAAACTCCGTCCAACTGTATTAGTCCTTAGCACCAAACTCCGTCCAACTGTACTAGTCCTTAGCACCAAACTCCGTCCAACTGTACTAGTCCCTGGAGCCAAACTCCGTCCAACTGTATTAGTCCTTAGCACCAAACTCCGTCCAACTGTACTAGTCCTTAGCACCAAACTCCGTCCAACTGTATAAGTCCTTAGCGCCAAACTCCATCCAACTGTATTAGTCCTTAGCGCCAAACTCCATCCAACTGTATTAGTCCTTAGCGCCAAACTCCATCCAACTGTATTAGTCATTAGCGCCAAACTCCATCCAACTGTATTAGTCCTTAGCGCCAAACTCCATCCAACTGTATTAGTCCTTAGCGCCAAACTCCATCCAACTGTATTAGTCCATAGCGCCAAACTCCATCCAACTGTATTAGTCCTTAGCGCCAAACTCCATCCAACTGTATAAGTCCTTAGCGCCAAACTCCATCCAACTGTATTAGTCCATAGCGTCAAACTCCGTCCAACTGTACTAGTCCCTGGAGCCAAACTCCATCCAACTGTATTAGTCCTTAGCGCCAAACTCCATCCAACTGTATTAGTCCATAGCTCCAAACTCCGCCCAACTGTACTAGTCCTTAGGGCCAAACTCCATCCAACTGTACTAGTCATTAGCGCCAAACTCCGCCCAACTCTATTAGTCCATAGCGAGAGATATGATGATTCTATGGATTCAATTGGGCACCTtgccaaatttttaaaatggcGCCAAATGGCgccattttaaatatttggcAGTGTGCCCAACATAAGCCATAGGAAACATCACTTCTCTCTCACTGtatttcattctatttttagcccttacattctatttttagccATTTCATTCTATGTTAAGCCTAATACTGACCATTTCTAATACTTACCTAGACTGACCATTTCTAAATACTTACCTTTTTACTTTGAGAATGTTTTTGCAGGAAGTCCAGGTGAGAAGTTTAGCTGAGAAGTCTTTGGTTGAGATGTCTGGATGATTACCAAAAAACATTGGAGCCCAATTCAACCGAGTTCTGATTTTTTAACAGAAACCCAAACCAAATGACCctgatggttttttttttttttttaaatatgtgtaaaccGCCAAACTTTCCAGAATGAGGCTGTGAAGAATTCAACATGGCAGCTTCCatgtgtttacattacctcAGGATGTTTAtgggttttaacattataaaatatagcagGTAAGTTGtgtttttaatctttttgaTATGAtcaaagaatatttattttaaatgtatgagtatattatagaatgaagctgtttttatcatgatttacgGAGATTGATTTGTTGGTGCTCAAGTTATTGACTCAGTGTTACGGAGGTCATTTTTTgcagattacagtagatttagatggtttgtattgtaaaatggaatcatctcagttcaaaataatcattatgaattgatgtcttcataacagtagtaaaataaaggttttgttttgttgctagaactaaaaatactaccatggtaaaatgctttcactttctattcccggaactgtgacgtcacagccataACTGTCTTGAGttgtacggaggtcattttccgtaaattacaatagatttagatagtttgtattgtaaaatggaatcatgtcagttcaaaataatcattctgagttgatgtcttcataacagtagtaaaataaaggttttgttttgttgctagaactaaaaatactaccatggtaaaatgctttcactttctattctcGGAACTTTCTAGacagtgtgacgtcacagccataACTGTCTGAAGttgtacggaggtcattttccgtaaattacaatatatttagatggtttttattgtaaaatggaatcatgtcagttcaaaataatcattctaaaactgtgtctttttaacatggtgttttaacatgctaacatgttgttttaacatgctgatttgctgttttgacatgtttatatggtgtttttagcatgttaacatgctgttttaaattcatgattttgtcatttttgttgtttttgtcatgttttgtcatttttgtcatgatgttgtcatgatgttgtcattatttgtcatgttttgtcatgattttgtcatgttttgtcatgttttgtcattatttgtcattatttgtcatgttttgtcatgtttgtcatgattttgtcatttttgtcatgattttgtcatttttgtcattattttgtcatgtttttgtcatgttttgtcatgttttgtcatgttttgtcattatttgtcatgttttgtcatttttgtcatgattttgtcatttttgtcattattttatcatgttttgtcatgattttgtcatgctttgtcatgttttgtcattatttgtcatgttttgtcatgattttgtcatgattttgtcatgatttgtcatgttttgtcattcttTGTCATtgttgtcatgattttgtcatgattttgtcattatttgtcattatttgtcatgttttgtcatgtttgtcatgattttgtcatttttgtcatgattttgtcatttttgtcatgattttgtcatgttttgtcatgattttgtcatgttttgtcatgatgttgtcatttttgtcatgttttgtcatgatgttgtcatttttgtcatgttttgtcatgattttgtcatgttttgtcatgttttgtcatgattttgtcatttttgtcatttttgtcatgattttgtcattatttgtcatgttttgtcatttttgtcatgattttgtcattatttgtcatgattttgtcatgtttgtcatgattttgtcatgttttgtcatgattttgtcatttttgtcatgattttgtcattatttgtcatgttttgtcatgattttgtcatgattttgtcatgattttgtcatgttttgtcatgttttgtcatgattttgtcatgatttgtcatgtttgtcatgattttgtcatttttgtcatgattttgtcatgattttgtcatgtttgtcatgattttgtcatgttttgtcatgttttgtcatgattttgtcattattttgtcatttttgtcatgttttgtcatgattctATCATTAATTTTCTGAGAGGACAGACATTCTTCAGTTACAGCTTTCTTGGAGATTGGAATCAATTCAATAgaattataattgaaaaaaataacgtaattcatactttgtttttttttcttttattatattcACAAACGTATATGCAAACAATGATTTCTTAAttaaacaatcaatatttttataagaTATGGATTGCAATACATACAGTCATTACACAAAACCTGCAattaataacaatgtatactcATTACTATTATAACAAGTAACGTTCAAGATGATGAACGAAATCATCTACAATGTAAGTATTGGCATGCCATTCTGATTGAAGATATTCGGTGATGTCATTCATGGTCATTCCCATCTCTCGGTGAACcaagtaatatatacaatgttgacCACACACTAGAGAGTTCAAATGCTGTACTGCAACGGGATTATAAATCCATGTTTTACATTGCCGGTttaagaaattgataaaatctaaatgaaagggagacaatccataAGGATCATAATATTCTCCACGTCTTTTTTCATCTATATACATAGCAATCCAATGTTGcccttgtttattatctgggtCAGTATTACAAACCATGAAACTAGGAACACTTAAAGGACATGAAGGTAATGTATTTCTAGCATACACCCCTGCAAAATGAGGAGAAACGGCTTGTAGGATCAGTTCTATTTCTAAAGTATTCATCATGCACTATAATCAAAAAGAATTTGTCTGTTACGATCTATTTCTATGATATTGTCAAATTCAGCATACACCACAACGTTGATGGTATTGGGTAGGGCTGTTCCGAAATGCACTTCCAAAGACAAGTTTCCCTTTTTTATAAGATGAAATGTGCCCACTTCTGAAAGGTCAGGTGTCAGATCAAATCCAAACAGGGTAAAACCAGTGCCATATTCATCCTTTGAGATGTTATTACCCTCGTCACGAAACGTTTTGCCGGTAGTGTTAAACAGACCCATGTAGCTTCTTACGTAATGTTTCTGAGTGAAATTTGGCTGCAAAGGCTTGGTGGGGACTTGTTTGCCATCCACGTTCAggacaacaaaattaatatcaaaatctttaaaatgaaaaggatTCTTGGTGATGAGTCCACTATAGGCATCACTGTCCACACATCCGATGACCAATCTCTTAGGCATTTGTCCTAGAAACAGATTATCCTttacaaaattgtgatttcctctTGGAACAGAAAATACTTTCATTGCAATTCTTCTGATTGGGTATTTGGCAGGTGATATTTCCAGGGCTTTTGCATGGGCCAGTCTCACCGATGGACTCAGTCTAACTTTTCTCACGTTTAGATAGATGTCCTTGATGACAACTTTGAATTCTTTGTCTTCTCCCATCAAACAGAAAACATCTTTACTTCTGGTTAACGTTATTTTCATGTTCACATTATTGACAAGATATCTTTCCTGGGCAAATAGGTCAGAATGGAGTCTTCCCATCATTTCCACAGATCTACTGGTTGCTGTTGACAATTTCCTCTTGATGTAGCCATGATTATCGTTTCCTGCAGTGTCCATTTGCGCAGCTGTATCCTTATACCACATTCCACTGGTCAACTGAGATTCTTTGGCTGCAGGACCATAGCTGAGTAGCGTTTCCAGGTAAGCTCTGAATGGATACATATTGTTGGGTGACGAGACTAGTTTTTCATTGAGACAGACGCTGACATCCCCGAAGAGTGAATGTAACCAAAGATTAACAGGTGCAACGTTCTCATCGGTAAGGTTGGTGCTATCATTATTGAGGATCTGTGCTTTCACGTAGAGGGAAGTATTTGCTAGATCCAAGTAATCATCTCCAGCTCCTGATACGTCAAAGACATAAGGGCCACCATCATTGACAGATGTGACCGTTCCAATTTGATGCCAGTATCCATCTTCTACACTGGTTTGAGTGGGTGGTGTATCGAATAAATCTAATTCTGACTGGACACATTCACAGGAGTTCTGATGAACTAAAGACATCTTTCAACGCCACTCTGTATAAACTACacacacacgtatatatatgccttttttgggggggaatcATGCATCAAAGATATCTTTTGCTCTATGCTGATTGGATGattgttttcttttcctttttctcCTTCCAGGTGGCCTTAGGTCTTGCAAAGCTTTACGCTTAAGCTGATCTCTAGCTTCGATGGCACGTTTTCTTgcagcatttttgatgttttcccCCTTTAGCAAATCACTAGTCAATTTCATGCCAGAATCAATTGCTTGTTTTCCTACAAGTCTCACTCCTTTCTTCACAATTGGAGCGATGCTCTTCATTCCAGAATGAAGTAAAGGCTTAATGGTTTTGAATAAACCTCTAAACAGACCTCCTATACCATGACCTCTCTGCATTCTCGTTCCTCTGAAGACATTTCCACTACCACCTCCCCCAGCTTGATTCAAGTAATACCTATCAAATAGGTTTCTATTACATTGGTGAGCAGCTTTCATATCGATTGCTTTTCTTCAGTTTGAGCCTAATAATACTTTCTTATATAGACCTATTAGTTCTGATAAATTGAACCTAAAGAATGCCTCTTAAAATGTAAGGTGACGACAACTTTTCCTCTCTCAAATGGAATGGGTTTGCCTGTA contains:
- the LOC117318575 gene encoding DNA-directed RNA polymerase II subunit RPB1-like, producing the protein MPKRDHTDQGANFQSNLMKKLDRLIGIQQFKTIHKEMVNEEDTTSDVQNTIPLNVQHSPVNVQHSPVNVQHSPLNVQRSPDNVQHSPVNVQHNPDNVQHSPDNVQHSPDNIQHSPVNLQYSPDKVQHSPDNVHHSPDNVQHSPDNVQPSPVNVQHSPDNVQHSPDKVQHSPDNVQHSPVNVQHSPVNVQHSPDNVQHSPDNVQHSPDNEQHSPVNVQHSPDNVQHSPVNVQHSPDNVQHNPDNVQHSPVNVQHSPDDVQHNPDNVQHSPDNVQYSPVNVQHSPVNVQHNPDNVQHSPVNVQHNPDNVQHSPDNVQYSPVNVQHSPVNVKHNPDNVQHSPDNVQHSPDNVQHNPDNVQHSPVNVQHSPDDVQHNPDNVQHSPDNVQYSPVNVQHSPVNVKHNPDSVQHSPDNVQHSPDNVQHNPDNVQHSPVNVQHSPDDVQHNPDNVQHSPDNVQYSPVNVQHSPDNVQHNPDNVQHSPVNVQHSPDDVQHSPDNV
- the LOC117318577 gene encoding uncharacterized protein F54H12.2-like, which codes for MSLVHQNSCECVQSELDLFDTPPTQTSVEDGYWHQIGTVTSVNDGGPYVFDVSGAGDDYLDLANTSLYVKAQILNNDSTNLTDENVAPVNLWLHSLFGDVSVCLNEKLVSSPNNMYPFRAYLETLLSYGPAAKESQLTSGMWYKDTAAQMDTAGNDNHGYIKRKLSTATSRSVEMMGRLHSDLFAQERYLVNNVNMKITLTRSKDVFCLMGEDKEFKVVIKDIYLNVRKVRLSPSVRLAHAKALEISPAKYPIRRIAMKVFSVPRGNHNFVKDNLFLGQMPKRLVIGCVDSDAYSGLITKNPFHFKDFDINFVVLNVDGKQVPTKPLQPNFTQKHYVRSYMGLFNTTGKTFRDEGNNISKDEYGTGFTLFGFDLTPDLSEVGTFHLIKKGNLSLEVHFGTALPNTINVVVYAEFDNIIEIDRNRQILFDYSA